Proteins from a genomic interval of Treponema succinifaciens DSM 2489:
- a CDS encoding heavy metal translocating P-type ATPase, with the protein MAVATAGAFALEIYNAHGNLLLIDDCNEAVAVMLFYQIGEFFQSYAVGKSRRNITELMDIRPDYANIEKDGRLVQVDPSEVAPGTVIVVQPGEKVPIDGIVTEGNSTLNTSALTGESLPREVSTGTEVISGSINMSGVLKIRTTKNFGESTVSKILELVENASSRKSKSEEFISKFARVYTPAVCCSALALAVLPPLVCIIAKSDPGWSDWIYRALTFLVISCPCALVISIPLSFFAGLGGASREGILIKGSNYLETLSKSKIVVFDKTGTLTRGVFEVTAVHHSKIGEAKLLEYAALAECSSSHPISRSLQAAYGKEIDRSRVADIEEISGHGITAKVDGHKIAAGNLRLMKKLGIEAAECHSLGTIIHLAIDGEYSGHIVISDVEKPTSREALSALKKAGVAKTVMLTGDAKKVAEKVAADLGIDEVHAELLPADKVNQVERLIAEKKKNDVLAFVGDGINDAPVLSRADIGIAMGVMGSDAAIEAADVVLMDDDPLKIAKAIRISRKCIGIVYQNISFALAIKFACLALGALGIANMWLAIFADVGVMVLAVLNAVRALNVKGL; encoded by the coding sequence ATGGCGGTCGCAACAGCGGGAGCGTTCGCGCTTGAAATCTACAATGCGCACGGAAATCTTCTTCTGATTGACGACTGCAACGAGGCGGTCGCCGTAATGCTTTTCTACCAGATCGGCGAATTCTTCCAGAGCTATGCGGTCGGAAAAAGCCGCAGAAACATCACCGAGCTTATGGACATCCGCCCTGACTACGCGAACATCGAAAAGGACGGAAGGCTTGTTCAGGTTGACCCTTCCGAAGTCGCGCCGGGAACCGTGATTGTGGTTCAGCCCGGAGAGAAAGTTCCGATTGACGGCATTGTAACAGAAGGAAACTCAACGCTGAACACAAGCGCGCTCACAGGTGAAAGCCTGCCGCGTGAAGTCAGCACAGGAACGGAAGTCATAAGCGGAAGCATAAACATGAGCGGAGTCCTCAAAATCAGGACGACAAAGAATTTCGGAGAGTCGACCGTCTCAAAAATCCTGGAGCTTGTGGAGAACGCCAGCTCAAGAAAATCCAAGTCCGAGGAATTCATCTCCAAGTTCGCACGGGTCTACACTCCTGCCGTCTGCTGCAGCGCGCTTGCGCTTGCCGTTCTTCCGCCTCTTGTCTGCATCATCGCAAAATCGGATCCCGGATGGAGCGACTGGATTTACCGCGCGCTCACCTTCCTCGTAATCAGCTGTCCGTGCGCTCTCGTAATCAGCATTCCGCTAAGCTTCTTTGCGGGACTTGGAGGCGCAAGCAGGGAAGGCATTCTCATAAAAGGCTCGAACTACCTTGAGACGCTATCCAAGTCAAAAATCGTCGTGTTCGACAAGACCGGAACGCTGACCCGCGGAGTCTTTGAGGTTACGGCGGTTCACCACAGCAAAATCGGAGAGGCAAAGCTTCTTGAATACGCCGCGCTCGCAGAATGCTCATCATCCCACCCGATCAGCAGAAGCCTTCAGGCGGCCTACGGAAAGGAAATCGACAGAAGCCGTGTCGCGGACATCGAGGAAATAAGCGGACACGGAATCACCGCAAAAGTTGACGGACACAAAATCGCTGCGGGAAACCTCAGGCTGATGAAAAAGCTCGGAATCGAGGCTGCAGAATGCCATTCGCTCGGAACGATAATCCATCTGGCGATTGACGGAGAATATTCGGGACACATAGTGATTTCCGACGTTGAAAAACCGACATCCAGGGAAGCTCTTTCCGCTCTGAAAAAAGCCGGAGTCGCAAAGACCGTAATGCTCACCGGAGACGCGAAGAAAGTCGCTGAGAAAGTGGCGGCGGATCTTGGAATCGACGAGGTTCATGCGGAGCTTCTTCCGGCGGACAAAGTGAATCAGGTTGAAAGGCTGATTGCGGAAAAGAAAAAGAACGACGTGCTTGCGTTCGTGGGCGACGGGATAAACGACGCGCCGGTTCTATCGCGTGCCGACATAGGAATCGCAATGGGAGTGATGGGCTCGGATGCCGCGATTGAGGCCGCCGATGTTGTGCTTATGGACGATGATCCGCTCAAAATAGCAAAGGCAATCAGAATCTCGCGCAAGTGTATCGGAATCGTCTATCAGAACATCTCGTTCGCGCTCGCAATAAAATTCGCCTGCCTTGCGCTCGGTGCGCTGGGAATCGCAAATATGTGGCTTGCAATCTTCGCCGACGTGGGCGTAATGGTTCTGGCAGTCCTGAATGCCGTCCGCGCACTGAACGTGAAAGGGCTGTAG
- a CDS encoding cation transporter, with translation MKKTYKIEVDCASCALKMEDATKTVEGVKDACVNFMLQKMTVEFGDGQDDKKVMKAVLKACRKVEDDCEIEF, from the coding sequence ATGAAAAAGACTTACAAGATTGAAGTTGACTGCGCGAGCTGCGCCCTAAAAATGGAGGACGCAACAAAAACTGTTGAGGGCGTAAAGGATGCCTGCGTGAATTTCATGCTTCAGAAAATGACCGTGGAATTCGGCGACGGACAGGACGACAAGAAAGTGATGAAGGCTGTCCTCAAGGCGTGCAGGAAAGTCGAGGACGACTGCGAGATTGAGTTTTAA
- a CDS encoding metalloregulator ArsR/SmtB family transcription factor translates to MKLVHGHNEYFNLDLLREILSDGNTVRETAECFAVFADEVRVRIFMLLCHTKQCVVNIADFMEMTAPAVSHHLKILKDADLIESWRDGKEVFYSASDSEKSRTMHGIIERLMKTSCPDFESKHEKINERSEFQDRQIETVKKVHDFMCEHISERFTIDGLARRFGMNTTTLKTVFKDVYGTSLAAHIKEHRMKKAAELLSRTDLSISEVAAQVGYESQGKFSATFKEFYGTIPSGYKRDKRCGK, encoded by the coding sequence ATGAAGCTTGTTCACGGACACAACGAATATTTCAATCTGGATCTGCTCAGGGAGATTCTTTCAGACGGAAACACCGTGCGGGAAACCGCGGAATGTTTTGCGGTTTTTGCCGATGAGGTGCGCGTGCGGATTTTCATGCTTCTGTGCCACACAAAGCAGTGCGTCGTGAACATTGCGGACTTCATGGAGATGACCGCGCCTGCCGTGTCCCATCATCTTAAAATCTTAAAGGATGCTGATCTGATTGAAAGCTGGCGCGACGGAAAGGAGGTTTTTTATTCAGCGTCGGATTCTGAGAAGAGCCGCACGATGCACGGAATAATTGAGAGACTGATGAAGACAAGCTGCCCGGACTTTGAGAGCAAGCACGAGAAAATCAACGAGCGATCGGAATTTCAGGACAGGCAGATTGAGACTGTGAAGAAAGTCCACGACTTTATGTGCGAGCATATTTCGGAGCGGTTTACGATTGACGGTCTTGCGCGCAGGTTCGGCATGAACACGACGACTCTAAAGACAGTTTTCAAGGACGTGTACGGAACTTCGCTTGCTGCGCACATCAAGGAGCACCGCATGAAAAAAGCCGCGGAGCTTCTTTCCAGAACCGACCTTTCGATAAGCGAAGTCGCAGCCCAGGTCGGATATGAGAGCCAGGGCAAATTCAGCGCGACATTCAAGGAATTCTACGGCACGATTCCGAGCGGATACAAGAGGGACAAGCGGTGTGGAAAATGA
- a CDS encoding NUDIX hydrolase, whose translation MSGENIWLDWAVKLQSIAQAGLTYGKDKFDIERYEEIRKISAEIVAHKTELPLEKVIAVQDREKHNKPVYAWKICKIFILCSIKKDGKFTANIETTESKYFSLEEISKLNLAEEKNNLEQIKMCFAAYENKNWQTQLD comes from the coding sequence ATGAGCGGGGAAAATATTTGGCTTGACTGGGCGGTAAAACTTCAAAGCATAGCGCAGGCCGGACTCACTTACGGAAAAGACAAGTTCGACATTGAACGTTACGAAGAAATCAGAAAAATCTCCGCAGAAATTGTTGCGCACAAAACTGAACTTCCGCTTGAAAAAGTGATTGCGGTTCAAGACAGGGAAAAACACAACAAGCCGGTTTATGCTTGGAAAATCTGCAAAATCTTCATTCTCTGTTCAATAAAAAAAGACGGAAAATTCACGGCAAACATCGAAACAACAGAAAGTAAATATTTTTCACTTGAAGAAATTTCTAAGCTCAATCTTGCGGAAGAAAAAAACAATCTTGAGCAGATAAAAATGTGCTTTGCGGCTTATGAAAATAAAAACTGGCAGACACAGCTGGACTGA
- a CDS encoding GNAT family N-acetyltransferase, with protein sequence MKIRVMKKRDWKKCLELWQNIPEMGLNSIDDTKEGIVRFLRRNPKTCFVAETDGIFAGTIIAGHDGRRGYIYHTAVLPQFRRRGIATALLQSAMGALKKQGIAKVALLVFSDNESGNTFWENHGFTKRSDITYRNKVISDAEMVRNREEK encoded by the coding sequence ATGAAAATCAGGGTTATGAAAAAACGCGACTGGAAAAAGTGCCTTGAACTTTGGCAGAACATTCCGGAAATGGGCTTGAACAGCATTGACGACACAAAGGAAGGCATTGTCCGTTTTCTGCGCAGAAATCCCAAGACATGCTTTGTTGCAGAAACAGACGGAATTTTTGCCGGAACAATCATCGCGGGGCACGACGGCAGGCGTGGCTACATTTACCACACGGCGGTTCTTCCCCAGTTCAGAAGACGCGGAATTGCAACCGCACTGCTCCAATCCGCAATGGGCGCGCTTAAAAAACAGGGAATCGCAAAAGTCGCCCTCCTCGTCTTTTCAGACAACGAAAGCGGAAACACATTCTGGGAAAATCACGGCTTTACAAAACGAAGCGACATCACATACCGCAACAAGGTAATCAGCGACGCGGAAATGGTAAGGAACAGGGAAGAAAAATGA
- a CDS encoding GNAT family N-acetyltransferase — MESKPTENLTIKYNELTAVQFIELWKTVWGAGPSTEQAEIAMKNTLFRVSIFDGGKIVGMARMLGDLGLDYFIKDVVVHPEYQKMGIRRLLIDELLNFVRKNGVSGTNIFVELCAGPDKIPFYEKFGFDYDESQRLKLMCKAE, encoded by the coding sequence ATGGAATCAAAACCAACAGAAAATCTTACGATAAAATACAACGAGCTTACGGCTGTGCAGTTCATCGAGCTTTGGAAAACGGTCTGGGGCGCGGGACCTTCAACCGAACAGGCGGAGATTGCGATGAAAAACACTCTGTTCCGGGTTTCTATTTTTGACGGCGGAAAAATCGTTGGCATGGCGCGGATGCTCGGCGACTTAGGTCTGGACTACTTCATCAAGGATGTTGTTGTCCACCCCGAATATCAGAAAATGGGAATCAGAAGGCTTCTGATTGATGAGCTTTTGAACTTTGTCAGAAAAAACGGAGTGAGCGGAACAAATATTTTCGTGGAACTCTGTGCCGGGCCAGACAAAATTCCGTTCTACGAAAAATTCGGCTTTGACTACGATGAATCGCAGCGTCTCAAGCTGATGTGCAAGGCGGAGTAA
- a CDS encoding DDE-type integrase/transposase/recombinase, giving the protein MSSGYVKKVAFVRPASVYNIMKEYDLVHKWAKNEGEAKKKGFDQPEAPHEQWHTDISYIKVPGVFYYFISIMDGYSRKIPDWALCENMEGINIELLVARVKEKYPEAKARIIHDNGKQFISKDFKSLVSLLELYDHRNKKLTLTSKAQIESPYMKLYL; this is encoded by the coding sequence GTGTCAAGTGGTTATGTAAAAAAAGTAGCCTTTGTCCGCCCTGCAAGCGTCTACAACATCATGAAAGAGTACGATTTGGTCCATAAATGGGCTAAGAATGAAGGAGAAGCAAAGAAAAAAGGCTTTGACCAGCCCGAGGCTCCGCATGAGCAGTGGCATACAGATATTTCATACATCAAGGTTCCTGGTGTGTTTTATTATTTTATCAGCATAATGGACGGCTACAGCCGAAAAATTCCGGACTGGGCATTATGCGAAAACATGGAGGGAATAAACATTGAGCTTCTGGTTGCAAGAGTAAAGGAAAAGTATCCGGAAGCAAAAGCACGAATCATCCACGACAACGGAAAGCAGTTCATTTCAAAAGACTTCAAATCGTTGGTTTCTCTGCTGGAACTTTACGATCATAGAAATAAAAAATTGACATTAACATCAAAAGCACAAATAGAATCTCCATATATGAAGTTATATTTATAA
- a CDS encoding YdcF family protein, whose amino-acid sequence MLSLIFLILAVLSGVYFVLINIASPGTFLGTIFSFSAVWLWIAVFFVLLFVLERRKVLKIICSRISKRIKIILIFLFFAGVFISGLNLFFICNPRLSDGKENVRYVIVLGGGITKDAKLTDSVKNRVRVASEYFKAHSAALVVVTGGKGKFSPCPESDVLKPVLASYGIDENRILAENKAKDTIQNFMFSAKLFAEYDGISMEEVLASPVAVVTSDFHIARAERLASRMGFSDVYGVASKTPPLFVLNSYCREICSYIKLNLRILLTGKPTHL is encoded by the coding sequence ATGCTTTCATTAATTTTTCTCATTTTAGCCGTTTTGTCCGGCGTTTATTTTGTTTTGATTAACATTGCTTCTCCGGGAACTTTTTTGGGGACGATTTTTAGTTTTTCTGCGGTTTGGCTTTGGATTGCTGTTTTCTTTGTGCTTCTTTTTGTGCTTGAAAGACGTAAGGTTCTGAAAATAATTTGCAGCAGGATTTCAAAGCGTATAAAAATAATTTTGATTTTTTTATTTTTCGCGGGAGTTTTTATTTCCGGATTGAATCTATTTTTTATCTGCAATCCAAGGCTTTCTGATGGAAAAGAAAATGTGCGCTACGTGATTGTTCTTGGTGGCGGAATCACAAAAGATGCCAAGCTTACAGATTCTGTGAAGAACCGTGTGCGTGTTGCTTCCGAATATTTTAAAGCTCATTCGGCAGCTCTTGTGGTTGTTACAGGCGGAAAAGGAAAATTTTCTCCTTGCCCGGAATCTGATGTTTTAAAACCTGTGCTTGCTTCTTATGGAATTGATGAAAATCGGATTCTTGCGGAAAACAAAGCAAAAGACACAATTCAAAATTTTATGTTCAGCGCAAAACTTTTTGCAGAGTATGATGGAATCAGCATGGAAGAAGTTCTTGCTTCTCCTGTTGCGGTTGTAACAAGCGACTTTCACATTGCGCGTGCTGAACGTCTTGCTTCGCGAATGGGATTTTCAGATGTGTATGGAGTCGCGTCAAAAACTCCGCCGCTTTTTGTACTGAACAGCTACTGCCGTGAAATCTGCAGCTACATAAAACTGAACTTAAGAATTTTGCTCACAGGCAAGCCAACGCATCTGTAG